AAAGTAGTAATTTTGCAGCGTTATATAACAAAATATTAGATAGGATAGTTTAAACTTTATAGAATTAAGACATGTTGATAGAGAAACATATTGTACTCGAAGATATCGATCCAGTGATGTTCTACGGTGTGAACAATGCCCACCTGCAGATGATTAAATCGCTGTATCCTAAGTTGCGTATCGTAGCACGCGACAACGTGATTCGTGTGCTCGGCGACGAGGAGGAAATGGCAAAGGTGGAAGAGGATATTGAGCAGATGCGCAAGCACTTGCTTAAATACAACATGCTCAATGATGAAGACATCCTGGACATCGTGAAAGGAAAACAGACCAAGGCGGACAGCGTGAAAGGCGTGCTGGTATACAGCATCAGCGGCCGACCTATCAAGAGCCGCAGCGAAAACCAGCAGCAGCTGATAGATGCTTACGAGAAGAACGACATGGTATTTGCCGTGGGACCAGCCGGTACCGGCAAGACCTATCTCAGCATCGCCCTTGCCGTAAAGGCCCTCAAGGAGAAAGCCATCAAGAAAATCATCCTCTCACGACCAGCCGTAGAAGCCGGCGAAAAGCTCGGTTTCCTGCCTGGCGATATGAAAGACAAAATTGACCCATACCTCCAGCCGCTCTACGATGCGCTGGAAGACATGATACCTGCCGTAAAGCTGCAGGATATGATGGAAAAGCACATTATCCAGATTGCTCCGCTCGCCTTTATGCGCGGACGCACACTCAGCGATGCCGTCGTCATCCTCGACGAGGCGCAGAACACTACCTCCCAACAGATTCGCATGTTCCTAACCCGTATGGGTATGAACACCAAGATGATTATCACCGGCGACCTGACACAGATTGACCTGCCACGTGAACAGCGAAGTGGACTGAAAGAGGCGCTCAAGATTCTGGACGGCGTGGAAGGTATCGGAGTGGTGAAGCTGGGACAGAAGGATATCGTGCGCCACAAACTCGTAACCCGCATCGTCAACGCATACGACAAGTATGACAAGGAGAGAGCGGAAGCACGGGAAGCTCAGAAAGCAGAAAAAGATAATTCAAAATAATAAGAATTAAGAATGAACAGAATGATTACTCAAGGCATATCATAAAGTTCAAAGTTCAAAATTCAAAGTTCAAAGTAAAATGAAAGCATTAACAAAGACAGATTTCCATTTTGATGGACAGAAGAGTGTTTACCACGGTAAAGTACGTGATGTGTATGACATTAACGACGACCTCCTCGTGATGGTCGCTACCGACAGAATCTCAGCGTTCGACGTTGTTCTGCCTAAGGGTATCCCTTTCAAAGGACAGGTGCTCAATCAGATTGCAGCTAAGTTCCTGGACACAACTACAGACATCTGTCCAAACTGGAAGTTGGCTACTCCAGACCCAATGGTTACTGTAGGCTTGAAGTGCGAAGGTTTCCGCGTGGAGATGATCATCCGTTCTATCCTCACCGGTAGTGCATGGCGCGAGTATCAGAAGGGCTGCCGCGAGATCTGCGGTGTGAAGTTGCCAGACGGTATGCGCGAGAACCAGCGTTTCCCAGAGCCTATCATCACCCCTACTACAAAGGCTGACGAGGGTCACGACATGAATATCTCTAAGGAAGA
This Segatella copri DSM 18205 DNA region includes the following protein-coding sequences:
- a CDS encoding PhoH family protein: MIEKHIVLEDIDPVMFYGVNNAHLQMIKSLYPKLRIVARDNVIRVLGDEEEMAKVEEDIEQMRKHLLKYNMLNDEDILDIVKGKQTKADSVKGVLVYSISGRPIKSRSENQQQLIDAYEKNDMVFAVGPAGTGKTYLSIALAVKALKEKAIKKIILSRPAVEAGEKLGFLPGDMKDKIDPYLQPLYDALEDMIPAVKLQDMMEKHIIQIAPLAFMRGRTLSDAVVILDEAQNTTSQQIRMFLTRMGMNTKMIITGDLTQIDLPREQRSGLKEALKILDGVEGIGVVKLGQKDIVRHKLVTRIVNAYDKYDKERAEAREAQKAEKDNSK